A region of Sphingobium baderi DNA encodes the following proteins:
- a CDS encoding carboxyl transferase domain-containing protein, translated as MSAPVLDGKLSPDSDAFRANAAINRALAEELRTKVGEAARGGSARAREKHEARGKLLPRERVERLLDAGSPFLEIGQLAAHDLYQGEVPGAGLITGIGRVSGRQVMIVCNDATVKGGTYYPLTVKKHLRAQEIALENRLPCIYLVDSGGANLPNQADVFPDKEHFGRIFFHQATMSAQGIPQIACVMGSCTAGGAYVPAMSDETVIVRNQGTIFLAGPPLVQAATGEVISAEDLGGGDLHGRKSGVVDHVAENDDHALSIVRDIVSTLQPDRAADIHVREARPPKFAAEDLYGIIPEDVRAPYDVREVIARLVDGSEFHEFKALYGSTLVCGFAHIWGMPAAILANNGVLFSESAQKGAHFIELACQRRIPLLFLQNISGFMVGGKYEAEGIAKHGAKLVTAVATAQVPKITVLIGGSFGAGNYGMCGRAYGPRFLFTWPNSRISVMGGEQAASVLAAVHRDAAAWTAEEAEAFKAPIRRKYEEEGNPYHATARLWDDGVIDPAQTRDVLGLAFAATLNAPIPDHAQFGLFRM; from the coding sequence ATGAGCGCGCCGGTTCTGGATGGGAAGCTGTCCCCGGACAGCGACGCCTTTCGCGCCAATGCGGCCATCAATCGCGCCCTGGCGGAGGAATTGCGGACTAAAGTGGGCGAGGCAGCGCGGGGCGGCTCCGCCAGGGCGCGGGAGAAGCATGAGGCGCGGGGCAAGCTGCTGCCGCGCGAGCGGGTGGAGCGGCTGCTGGACGCGGGATCGCCCTTTCTGGAGATCGGGCAGCTTGCGGCCCATGATCTGTATCAGGGCGAAGTGCCGGGCGCGGGCCTGATTACGGGCATCGGCCGGGTGTCGGGCCGTCAGGTGATGATCGTCTGCAACGATGCGACGGTGAAGGGCGGAACCTATTATCCGCTGACCGTCAAGAAGCATTTGCGGGCGCAGGAGATCGCGCTGGAAAACCGGCTGCCTTGCATCTATCTGGTCGACAGCGGCGGCGCGAACCTGCCCAATCAGGCGGACGTGTTCCCGGACAAGGAGCATTTCGGCCGCATCTTCTTCCATCAGGCGACCATGTCGGCGCAGGGCATTCCGCAGATCGCCTGCGTGATGGGGAGCTGCACGGCGGGCGGCGCCTATGTCCCGGCCATGTCGGACGAGACGGTGATCGTCCGCAATCAGGGGACGATCTTCCTGGCCGGCCCGCCGCTGGTGCAGGCGGCGACGGGCGAGGTCATCAGCGCGGAGGATCTGGGCGGCGGCGATCTGCATGGCCGCAAGTCCGGCGTGGTGGATCATGTCGCGGAAAATGACGATCATGCGCTCAGCATCGTGCGGGACATCGTTTCGACGCTCCAGCCGGATCGCGCAGCCGACATCCATGTTCGCGAGGCGCGGCCGCCGAAATTCGCGGCCGAAGATCTTTACGGCATCATCCCGGAGGATGTGCGCGCGCCCTATGACGTGCGCGAGGTGATCGCGCGGTTGGTGGACGGCAGCGAATTTCACGAGTTCAAGGCGCTCTACGGCTCCACGCTGGTCTGCGGCTTTGCCCATATCTGGGGGATGCCGGCGGCGATCCTCGCCAATAACGGCGTGCTGTTCAGCGAAAGCGCGCAGAAGGGCGCGCATTTCATCGAACTGGCCTGCCAGCGGCGTATTCCGCTGCTGTTCCTCCAGAATATCTCCGGCTTCATGGTCGGGGGGAAATATGAGGCGGAAGGGATCGCCAAGCACGGCGCGAAGCTGGTGACGGCGGTGGCGACGGCGCAGGTCCCCAAGATCACGGTACTGATCGGCGGCAGTTTCGGCGCGGGCAATTACGGGATGTGCGGACGGGCTTATGGGCCGCGCTTCCTCTTCACCTGGCCCAACAGCCGCATTTCCGTGATGGGCGGGGAACAGGCCGCGTCGGTGCTGGCGGCGGTGCACCGCGACGCCGCCGCATGGACGGCGGAGGAAGCCGAAGCCTTCAAGGCGCCGATCCGGCGGAAATATGAGGAGGAAGGCAATCCCTATCACGCCACGGCGCGATTGTGGGACGATGGCGTCATCGATCCGGCGCAGACCCGCGACGTGCTGGGGCTGGCCTTTGCGGCGACGTTGAACGCGCCGATCCCCGACCATGCCCAATTCGGCCTGTTCAGGATGTGA
- a CDS encoding isovaleryl-CoA dehydrogenase, translating to MTDFDFGLSETADMIRESATRFAADRIAPLAAEIDAKDWFPRALWPEMGALGLHGITVEEEWGGLGLGYLEHVVAQEEVARASASIGLSYGAHSNLCVNQLRRWGNAAQKAAYLPRLISGEHVGSLAMSEAGAGSDVVSMKLRAEKRGDCYVLNGTKFWITNAAEADTLIVYAKTGEGSRGITAFIIEKGFKGFSIGQKIDKMGMRGSPTGELVFDDCEVPEENVMGPLDGGVGVLMSGLDYERTVLAGIQLGIMQACLDVVLPYVRERRQFGQPIGAFQLMQAKVADMYVALNSARAYVYAVAKACDAGRTTRFDAAGAILLASENAMKTAQEAVQALGGAGYTKDWPVERYMRDAKLLDIGAGTNEIRRMLIGRELIGA from the coding sequence ATGACGGATTTCGACTTCGGCCTCAGTGAAACCGCGGACATGATCCGGGAGAGCGCCACGCGCTTTGCGGCAGATCGGATCGCTCCCCTCGCAGCGGAGATAGACGCCAAGGACTGGTTCCCACGCGCACTTTGGCCGGAAATGGGCGCTTTGGGCCTGCACGGGATCACCGTCGAGGAGGAATGGGGCGGCTTGGGCCTTGGCTATCTGGAGCATGTCGTCGCGCAGGAGGAGGTCGCGCGGGCCTCGGCCTCCATAGGGCTGTCCTATGGGGCGCATTCCAATCTTTGCGTCAATCAGTTGCGCCGCTGGGGCAATGCGGCGCAGAAGGCGGCATATCTGCCCCGGCTGATTTCGGGCGAGCATGTCGGCAGCCTCGCCATGTCGGAGGCGGGAGCGGGATCGGACGTCGTGTCCATGAAGCTGCGCGCGGAAAAGCGGGGGGACTGCTATGTGCTCAACGGCACGAAATTCTGGATCACCAACGCGGCGGAGGCCGACACGCTGATCGTCTACGCAAAGACGGGCGAAGGATCGCGCGGGATCACGGCCTTCATCATCGAAAAGGGCTTCAAGGGCTTCTCCATCGGTCAGAAGATCGACAAGATGGGGATGCGCGGCAGTCCGACCGGCGAGCTGGTCTTCGACGATTGCGAGGTGCCGGAAGAGAATGTCATGGGGCCGCTCGACGGCGGGGTCGGCGTGCTGATGTCGGGCCTCGATTACGAGCGCACGGTGCTGGCGGGGATACAGCTCGGCATCATGCAAGCCTGTCTGGACGTCGTGCTGCCCTATGTGCGGGAACGCAGGCAGTTCGGACAGCCCATCGGCGCGTTCCAGTTGATGCAGGCGAAGGTCGCCGACATGTATGTGGCGCTCAATAGCGCGCGGGCCTATGTCTACGCGGTCGCGAAAGCCTGTGACGCGGGCAGGACGACCCGCTTCGACGCGGCGGGGGCGATCCTGCTGGCGAGCGAGAATGCGATGAAGACCGCGCAGGAAGCGGTGCAGGCGCTGGGCGGCGCGGGCTATACGAAGGACTGGCCGGTCGAACGCTATATGCGCGACGCCAAATTGCTGGACATCGGCGCGGGGACGAATGAAATTCGCCGCATGTTGATCGGCCGGGAATTGATCGGGGCATGA
- a CDS encoding LysR family transcriptional regulator gives MLDRYLLRYFLAVVDQGNFSRAAAHCHVSQPTLSVGIAKIERTLGVSLFVRSNQRVELTDAGARFLPHARRIEREFNLALQAMEQTTDLPPLRLGVLSSIPGALIASALASVPPQRHWRFELLFGSERELTGHLAKGRIDLALSLVGRGGDRFAETPIATEGYALAIPATHRLAHKYEIAAEELAHEVMIVRRHCEALSEVSRHFIERGVRPHFALRSTNDERVMQMVAASLGITVMPESYWQDGLLRPRLAGFGLERTIGWASSPDAEHLLASPLPFMQAIDAALNGK, from the coding sequence TTGCTCGACCGCTATCTGCTTCGATATTTTCTGGCCGTAGTCGATCAAGGGAATTTTTCCCGCGCCGCCGCCCATTGCCATGTATCGCAGCCGACCTTGTCCGTCGGCATCGCCAAGATCGAACGGACACTCGGCGTTTCGTTATTCGTCCGATCCAATCAGCGGGTCGAATTGACCGACGCGGGCGCACGCTTCCTGCCCCATGCGCGACGCATCGAACGGGAATTCAACCTGGCGCTTCAGGCCATGGAGCAAACGACCGATCTCCCGCCATTGCGTCTGGGCGTCCTCAGCAGCATCCCGGGGGCATTAATCGCCTCCGCCCTCGCATCCGTTCCGCCGCAAAGGCATTGGCGGTTCGAACTGCTCTTTGGCAGCGAACGGGAACTGACCGGGCATCTGGCAAAAGGTAGAATTGATCTGGCCCTGTCTCTTGTCGGGAGAGGCGGCGATCGCTTCGCCGAAACGCCTATTGCTACCGAAGGCTATGCGCTCGCGATCCCGGCGACTCATAGGTTGGCGCACAAATATGAGATTGCCGCAGAGGAACTCGCCCATGAAGTCATGATCGTCCGCCGTCATTGCGAGGCGCTGTCCGAAGTCAGCCGACACTTTATCGAACGCGGGGTGAGGCCGCATTTCGCGCTTCGTTCCACCAATGACGAGCGCGTCATGCAGATGGTGGCCGCGTCGCTTGGCATCACCGTCATGCCCGAAAGTTACTGGCAGGACGGCCTTCTCCGCCCCAGATTGGCTGGCTTCGGGCTTGAACGGACGATCGGCTGGGCATCCTCTCCCGACGCCGAGCATCTTCTGGCAAGCCCGCTCCCCTTCATGCAGGCAATCGACGCCGCATTGAACGGGAAATAG